One Rossellomorea aquimaris DNA window includes the following coding sequences:
- a CDS encoding GntR family transcriptional regulator encodes MKETQEAKALHSHVKEEIIHMIKNKEYAPNTKLPTEAEFCEKFNVSRTTIRTALQQLTLEGYVYREQGRGTFVAEEKVSQILSSTIDNYTEQLRLQGKKPKIKVLSMNVIPAESTVEKALELKNGDPVNRLERIRYSDGLPLQYEVAYLPWYKTPGLDKDECERSLYKLLETQFEIKIKKTVETIELFLADERVAEKLEVPEGTPCFMIETTAYIEDGSVIEFSKAIFRGDKASFLVERTY; translated from the coding sequence ATGAAAGAGACACAAGAAGCAAAGGCCCTGCATTCGCATGTAAAAGAAGAAATCATCCACATGATTAAAAATAAAGAATACGCTCCGAATACAAAACTACCGACAGAGGCGGAGTTTTGCGAAAAGTTCAATGTCAGTCGTACGACGATCCGGACGGCGCTCCAGCAGCTGACACTTGAAGGTTACGTGTATCGCGAGCAAGGGAGGGGCACCTTTGTCGCAGAAGAGAAAGTCAGTCAAATCCTATCCTCGACGATCGACAACTACACAGAGCAACTGCGATTACAAGGTAAGAAACCTAAGATCAAGGTACTAAGCATGAATGTCATCCCGGCAGAATCAACGGTGGAAAAAGCATTGGAATTGAAGAATGGAGATCCCGTCAATCGCTTAGAGAGGATCCGTTATTCGGACGGGCTTCCCCTGCAATATGAGGTGGCATATCTGCCCTGGTACAAGACGCCGGGGCTTGATAAAGACGAATGTGAAAGATCTCTTTACAAGCTCCTCGAAACACAGTTTGAGATAAAAATTAAAAAAACCGTCGAAACGATCGAGTTGTTTTTAGCAGATGAACGAGTGGCAGAGAAGCTAGAGGTACCAGAGGGGACACCTTGCTTTATGATCGAAACGACTGCTTATATTGAGGATGGATCGGTCATCGAATTTTCCAAAGCGATCTTCAGAGGAGATAAAGCGAGTTTTCTTGTAGAAAGAACCTATTAG
- a CDS encoding MetQ/NlpA family ABC transporter substrate-binding protein, translating to MKKWILLVSLTVAMSILAACGGDEASSSAEDKKEVTIGATSGPYSDMVTKAIKPGLEEKGYTVEVKEFSDYIQPNNALAQGDLDANLFQHKIYMETFAKQHNMDLSEVIVVPTAPMGVYSQKFDSIEDIKEGSAIAIPNDPTNAARAFQILEDAKLITLKPDTDPLTVSEKDIAENVKNLQFKPIEAAQLPRAVDSVDLSAVPGNYALAADMDLLDALQLEDMPDQYRNRVVVNTKDVDSQLAKDIKAVVEADEFEKIIDEEFKGFGKPEWME from the coding sequence GTGAAAAAGTGGATTTTATTAGTGTCATTAACGGTAGCAATGAGCATTCTTGCAGCTTGCGGAGGGGACGAAGCAAGTTCAAGCGCGGAAGATAAAAAAGAGGTGACCATCGGAGCGACATCCGGACCATACAGTGATATGGTGACAAAAGCTATCAAGCCCGGTCTTGAAGAAAAAGGATACACGGTTGAAGTGAAGGAGTTCAGTGATTACATCCAGCCGAATAACGCACTGGCCCAGGGAGATCTGGATGCGAACCTTTTCCAGCATAAGATCTACATGGAAACCTTCGCGAAACAGCATAACATGGATTTATCCGAAGTGATTGTCGTACCAACGGCTCCAATGGGGGTCTACTCACAGAAGTTTGATTCAATTGAAGACATCAAAGAAGGCAGTGCCATTGCCATTCCAAACGATCCGACGAACGCTGCACGGGCGTTTCAGATTTTAGAAGATGCGAAATTGATCACGTTAAAGCCGGATACGGATCCATTGACGGTCTCAGAAAAAGACATTGCTGAAAACGTGAAAAATCTGCAGTTCAAACCGATCGAAGCAGCACAGCTTCCAAGAGCCGTTGACAGTGTTGATCTATCTGCGGTTCCAGGGAACTACGCACTGGCTGCCGACATGGACTTACTCGATGCACTTCAGTTGGAGGACATGCCTGATCAGTATCGTAACCGAGTGGTTGTCAATACGAAGGACGTTGATTCACAGTTGGCGAAAGACATCAAAGCAGTCGTCGAAGCAGACGAATTCGAGAAAATCATCGACGAAGAGTTCAAAGGATTTGGTAAGCCTGAGTGGATGGAGTAG
- a CDS encoding methionine ABC transporter ATP-binding protein — MIEIRNLVKTYKTKKQTVVGVDNVSVKIEKGEIFGIVGYSGAGKSSLIRCLNLLETPTSGEIIIDGQDFTKLSSKQLRLARQKTSMIFQHFHLIKSKTVFDNLAFALKAASVPKAKIKPRVVELLEMVGLSDKADAYPAQLSGGQKQRVGIARALANNPSVLLCDEATSALDPNTTKSILKLLKKINKELGLTIVLITHEMEVVKEICDRMAVMQDGKIVEEGPVYDLFAEPKQPLTKQFIETILQFELPPHLVESRKGKLIKIQFKGSIAEESVVSEVFQKYKVKGNILHGKIEYIQEVPLGIFIMELIGSQDEIEAAIRYITLKTQSLEVLENAA; from the coding sequence TTGATCGAGATTCGAAATCTAGTTAAAACCTACAAAACAAAGAAGCAAACGGTGGTCGGTGTCGATAATGTTTCCGTAAAAATCGAAAAGGGTGAGATCTTTGGAATCGTCGGATACAGTGGAGCGGGGAAGAGTTCACTCATTCGCTGCCTGAATCTATTAGAAACCCCTACATCAGGAGAAATTATCATTGACGGACAGGATTTCACAAAACTTTCATCCAAACAACTAAGACTCGCCCGTCAAAAAACAAGTATGATCTTTCAACATTTTCACTTGATCAAATCCAAAACGGTGTTTGACAATCTGGCTTTTGCTTTGAAAGCGGCTAGTGTACCGAAAGCGAAAATCAAGCCCAGGGTCGTCGAGCTCCTTGAAATGGTCGGTCTATCGGACAAAGCCGACGCGTATCCGGCCCAGCTCAGCGGAGGGCAAAAGCAAAGAGTCGGGATTGCGAGGGCACTTGCGAATAACCCATCCGTATTACTTTGCGATGAAGCCACATCGGCACTCGATCCGAATACGACGAAATCGATCTTGAAGCTACTGAAAAAAATCAACAAAGAACTGGGTTTGACGATCGTCCTCATCACCCACGAGATGGAAGTGGTGAAAGAAATCTGCGACCGGATGGCCGTGATGCAAGATGGTAAGATCGTGGAGGAGGGTCCGGTATACGACCTGTTTGCAGAACCGAAACAGCCATTAACGAAACAATTCATCGAAACGATCCTTCAATTTGAACTCCCGCCACACCTCGTGGAATCAAGAAAAGGAAAGCTGATCAAAATCCAGTTCAAAGGATCGATCGCAGAGGAAAGCGTCGTATCGGAAGTGTTTCAGAAATACAAAGTGAAGGGCAATATCCTTCATGGGAAGATCGAATATATTCAGGAAGTGCCACTGGGGATTTTCATCATGGAACTGATCGGCTCCCAAGACGAAATCGAAGCCGCTATCCGGTATATCACGTTGAAGACGCAGAGCTTGGAGGTGCTTGAGAATGCTGCCTGA
- a CDS encoding SEC-C metal-binding domain-containing protein: protein MSRFVERVEPYFLSDDPFVQRYAIEMLEDTYLVDGNTFLTGLKAVDQGPVSEFSSPVLPYLMYMPLNEDGMNEVINRLNRLGKQDDDQLFYTQLLLNADTNLLIAQKNDVKRLVGETQLAEIVKLPSLTIEELYKELAGITGYLDIDRYTQAHYDHGKRIIKELITRNEIESWEVQSGLKAYEEEEDGFGFNGIYIVYSAGELREESVVSQLVNLFKDEDESDLLFEEVANALVKIGTEQVVHEVEKVALYGNTYFYTLDVLGRIKTKEAEKALLKLFDQTDDITAKTLISDYLCQQLSTDAIPKIEAFIEEGYDAGMLCLEESLYVNCIINGIDNPKLPQWRSFIEDVEDQSMKEQPLFSPQPIQSGNKVGRNDPCPCGSGKKYKKCCI, encoded by the coding sequence ATGAGTCGTTTTGTTGAAAGGGTCGAGCCTTATTTTTTGAGTGATGATCCGTTTGTGCAGAGATATGCGATAGAAATGTTGGAGGATACATATTTAGTCGATGGGAATACATTTTTGACCGGTTTGAAAGCTGTTGACCAGGGGCCGGTGTCAGAATTCTCCTCTCCGGTTCTTCCTTACTTAATGTACATGCCATTGAATGAGGATGGGATGAATGAGGTCATCAACCGTTTAAACCGTCTGGGCAAACAGGATGATGATCAGCTATTCTATACCCAGTTACTGTTAAATGCCGATACCAACTTGTTGATTGCACAGAAGAATGATGTAAAACGTTTAGTGGGTGAAACCCAATTAGCAGAAATCGTGAAGCTGCCTTCTTTAACGATTGAGGAACTCTACAAGGAGCTCGCGGGCATCACCGGTTACTTGGATATTGATAGATATACCCAAGCCCATTACGATCATGGTAAGAGGATCATCAAAGAGCTGATAACAAGAAACGAAATCGAAAGCTGGGAAGTACAGAGTGGTTTAAAAGCTTATGAAGAGGAGGAGGACGGGTTTGGTTTCAATGGGATTTACATCGTTTATTCGGCTGGTGAACTTCGTGAAGAAAGCGTCGTCTCTCAGTTAGTAAACCTCTTTAAAGATGAAGATGAAAGTGATCTTTTATTCGAGGAAGTGGCCAATGCCCTTGTGAAAATAGGAACGGAACAAGTAGTGCATGAGGTTGAAAAAGTGGCACTGTATGGTAATACTTATTTCTATACACTGGACGTACTCGGAAGAATCAAAACTAAAGAAGCGGAAAAAGCGCTCTTGAAATTATTTGATCAAACAGATGACATTACCGCAAAAACACTGATTTCTGACTATTTATGCCAGCAGTTATCAACAGACGCGATTCCAAAAATCGAAGCGTTTATCGAAGAGGGCTATGATGCAGGAATGCTATGCCTGGAAGAATCCCTCTATGTCAACTGCATCATAAATGGGATCGATAATCCGAAACTTCCACAGTGGAGAAGTTTCATTGAAGACGTGGAAGACCAATCAATGAAAGAGCAACCACTCTTTTCTCCACAACCCATACAAAGCGGAAACAAAGTGGGCCGCAACGACCCTTGCCCATGCGGAAGCGGCAAAAAATATAAAAAGTGTTGTATTTAA
- the chbG gene encoding chitin disaccharide deacetylase: protein MRNVIVNADDFGLCRGVNYGIVDSHRFGIVNSTTMLVNMPGTLHAVELAKVYPELQVGIHLTLTCGRPVSGGVPSLLDERGFFRYNSRIFEEKEIDVNEVEMEWEAQVDKFLSFGLPLSHIDSHHHVHSFLPLIPVVKRLSERFGVPVRNVFDGDAEGMNVLTDRFTMDFYGDGVSVDGLKRILDSRDEGETLEIMCHPSYIDTYLKGNSSYCEQRLRELDVLTGVKGWTF from the coding sequence ATGAGAAACGTGATCGTCAATGCAGATGATTTTGGTTTATGCCGAGGAGTGAACTACGGCATCGTTGATAGCCACCGATTTGGAATCGTCAACTCAACAACGATGCTGGTCAATATGCCAGGGACTCTGCATGCGGTGGAATTGGCGAAGGTTTATCCGGAATTACAGGTTGGGATCCATTTAACGCTGACATGCGGGAGACCGGTTTCTGGCGGAGTACCATCGCTACTGGATGAAAGAGGATTTTTCCGTTACAACAGCAGGATTTTTGAAGAAAAAGAAATCGATGTGAATGAGGTTGAGATGGAGTGGGAGGCTCAGGTGGATAAATTTCTATCATTCGGTCTGCCCCTTTCTCATATTGACAGTCATCACCATGTTCATAGCTTTCTGCCACTGATCCCGGTGGTGAAGAGGTTGTCGGAACGTTTTGGGGTTCCGGTCCGGAATGTGTTTGATGGGGACGCAGAAGGAATGAATGTATTAACGGATCGGTTCACAATGGACTTTTATGGTGACGGTGTTTCGGTTGATGGGTTGAAGCGGATATTGGACAGCAGGGATGAAGGTGAGACGCTTGAGATTATGTGTCATCCGTCTTATATTGATACATACTTGAAAGGGAATTCGTCTTATTGTGAGCAGAGGTTGAGGGAGTTGGATGTGTTGACTGGGGTTAAGGGGTGGACGTTCTAG
- a CDS encoding 6-phospho-beta-glucosidase, giving the protein MSLKVVIIGGGSSYTPEIIEGFIHRYESFPVTNITLVDIEAGKEKLEIIGRFARRMIQKTGVPIEVEWTLNRRDALIGADFVTTQIRVGGLSAREKDERIPLSHGVIGQETNGAGGIFKALRTIPVLMEICHDIHHICPHAWLINFTNPAGIVTEALLKYSTHKKVIGVCNIPFNMKNSVAEMMNCSANEVQIEFVGMNHFVFGKRVWVNGQDVTDQVLQKLIHQEMHYSPANIVSLGWSKEFLQALGMLPNPYHQYYFQRDSVLGKDLQAYRENGTRAEVVRKVEKELFIQYMKEELNEKPKELENRGGAYYSDAACSLMTSIYNNSGDTQTVNTLNRGSIPDLPHDAVIETNAVITRDGPRPITIGPLPPSVKGIIQQMKAFEELVIQAAMTGEYNHVYQAMVMNPLVQNEGVARQLVDELLEAHKEFLPQFN; this is encoded by the coding sequence ATGTCATTAAAGGTGGTCATAATCGGAGGCGGATCAAGCTATACACCAGAAATTATCGAGGGGTTCATCCACCGATACGAATCTTTTCCAGTCACGAACATTACACTTGTAGATATCGAAGCAGGGAAAGAGAAGCTTGAAATTATCGGGCGGTTTGCTCGTCGAATGATCCAAAAAACAGGTGTGCCAATTGAAGTTGAATGGACTCTTAACCGGCGGGATGCCTTGATAGGCGCTGACTTTGTGACAACACAAATCAGGGTGGGCGGCCTCTCAGCCAGGGAAAAAGATGAACGTATTCCTCTAAGTCATGGCGTCATCGGTCAGGAAACCAATGGAGCAGGCGGCATATTCAAGGCCTTACGTACCATTCCCGTCCTAATGGAAATTTGTCATGACATCCATCACATTTGTCCCCATGCATGGCTTATTAACTTTACCAACCCGGCAGGAATTGTAACAGAAGCCCTGCTTAAATACAGCACACATAAAAAAGTCATCGGGGTATGCAACATTCCTTTCAACATGAAAAACAGTGTCGCAGAGATGATGAATTGTTCTGCAAATGAAGTACAAATCGAATTTGTAGGGATGAATCATTTTGTGTTTGGAAAAAGGGTTTGGGTCAATGGTCAGGATGTCACCGATCAGGTTCTGCAAAAACTGATCCATCAAGAAATGCATTACTCACCTGCCAACATCGTCTCCCTCGGATGGTCGAAGGAATTTTTACAAGCCCTTGGGATGCTTCCCAATCCTTATCATCAATACTATTTCCAACGGGACTCTGTGTTGGGAAAGGACCTTCAAGCTTATAGAGAAAACGGAACACGGGCAGAGGTTGTTCGAAAAGTTGAAAAAGAACTTTTCATACAATATATGAAAGAAGAATTAAACGAAAAACCAAAAGAACTGGAAAACCGAGGAGGTGCCTACTACAGTGATGCTGCCTGCAGCCTCATGACGAGCATTTACAACAACTCAGGGGACACCCAAACCGTCAACACACTGAACAGAGGATCCATCCCTGACCTGCCACACGACGCTGTCATCGAAACAAACGCTGTGATTACGAGGGACGGACCTCGGCCAATCACCATTGGACCGCTTCCTCCGTCAGTCAAAGGAATCATCCAACAGATGAAAGCGTTCGAAGAGCTCGTCATTCAGGCAGCAATGACCGGTGAATACAATCATGTTTACCAGGCCATGGTGATGAATCCGCTAGTGCAGAACGAAGGGGTAGCAAGACAACTAGTGGATGAATTATTGGAAGCTCACAAGGAGTTTTTACCGCAATTCAATTAA
- a CDS encoding methionine ABC transporter permease codes for MLPDSLTAILPELNKAFFETVYMVGISLGVAILVGLPLGILLFVTDKGLFLQNSLIKKVVGFVVNMVRSVPFIILLVALLPLTKLLTGTTIGPTAASVSLSVAGIPFFARMVETSLREIDKGVIEASVSVGASPWMIIKDVLLPEARPAVIQAITITTISLVAYSAMAGIVGGGGVGDLAIRFGYYRYDNTVMITTVVILICLVQLIQYTGDVFARLVDRR; via the coding sequence ATGCTGCCTGATTCATTGACTGCGATTTTACCAGAGTTGAATAAAGCCTTTTTTGAAACGGTATATATGGTGGGGATTTCACTGGGAGTTGCGATTTTAGTGGGATTACCGCTTGGGATTCTTCTTTTCGTAACAGACAAAGGCTTGTTTTTACAAAATAGTTTGATCAAAAAGGTCGTTGGATTTGTCGTCAATATGGTGCGCTCGGTTCCGTTCATCATTTTATTAGTGGCACTCTTACCATTAACCAAACTATTGACCGGTACCACGATTGGACCGACGGCAGCATCCGTATCACTCTCTGTTGCGGGAATTCCCTTTTTTGCGAGAATGGTAGAAACGTCATTGCGTGAGATTGATAAGGGTGTCATTGAAGCTTCGGTTTCAGTGGGGGCAAGCCCTTGGATGATCATTAAGGACGTGCTGTTGCCGGAAGCTCGTCCGGCAGTGATTCAAGCGATCACGATTACAACGATCAGTTTAGTCGCCTATTCCGCCATGGCCGGCATCGTCGGTGGGGGCGGAGTCGGGGACCTGGCGATTCGTTTCGGGTACTACCGTTATGACAACACGGTGATGATCACGACCGTCGTCATTTTAATTTGTTTAGTTCAACTCATCCAATATACGGGTGATGTGTTTGCACGATTAGTCGATAGACGATAA